A genomic stretch from Chroogloeocystis siderophila 5.2 s.c.1 includes:
- a CDS encoding Hsp20/alpha crystallin family protein, giving the protein MALVRWQPFQEIETLRRQMNELFDELVEFNDESRRRKLNWTPTIELKETDENVILKAEVPGVEGKDLDIQVSREGVSIAGEHRHEDRIVEQGYFRSEFRYGKFQRQINLPVPVKHDQVQAEFNNGILTLTMPKAEEARRRVVRLNLANSQHAIPAAESSGTSDFNQQMTRK; this is encoded by the coding sequence ATGGCATTAGTACGTTGGCAACCATTTCAGGAAATAGAAACTCTGCGTCGTCAAATGAACGAATTATTTGATGAATTGGTTGAATTTAACGACGAATCAAGACGGCGTAAGTTGAATTGGACACCCACGATTGAACTTAAAGAGACTGATGAGAATGTGATTTTGAAGGCAGAAGTTCCTGGTGTAGAAGGCAAGGATCTCGACATTCAAGTCAGTCGGGAAGGCGTTTCTATTGCGGGTGAACACCGTCATGAAGACCGTATAGTAGAGCAAGGATACTTCCGTTCGGAATTCCGCTATGGCAAGTTCCAGCGTCAGATCAATTTACCTGTACCTGTGAAGCACGACCAGGTGCAAGCTGAGTTTAATAATGGTATTTTGACGCTAACAATGCCGAAAGCAGAAGAAGCTCGCCGCCGAGTTGTCCGGCTCAACTTGGCAAATAGTCAGCACGCTATTCCGGCAGCCGAGTCTAGTGGAACTTCTGATTTTAACCAACAGATGACTAGAAAATGA
- the sbcC gene encoding exonuclease subunit SbcC, protein MIPVQLTLKNFLSYRDATLDFSGLHIACICGSNGAGKSSLLEAMTWVIWGQSRAASEDDIIHTGAQEVQVDFIFISNQHQYRVIRTRHRGQSSSLEFQIATPNGFRALTERGVRATQQLILEHIKLDYDTFINSAYLRQGRADEFMLKRPTERKEILAELLKLNQYDDLEERAKDLSRSFKAQAEQLERTLEGMQSSLQHKEAIAQERAELEAQHNQLQQKQAFDTIQLQSLQVIQHQRQTWEQQLVFLQQQYQNLTQDSDRLAEERRAINEQLSAIEETLSHTDEIHAGYAKYESLQTEEETLSAKFQEHSRATVQLQHLQQQLAQQINEIRSSLQHAEGQLAALQQQEQEIQQTLQKSSEVEAGLAQLAAARHRLAQLDQLQLQVTPLLQYRTSLQTQLERVQARMQARLEELQASQNQLTHQQQRQPQLQQAVMDVAVQLEQLEKKRVYLERVREKGQERRHFMERLQAHQRDYEKQMGELEQKLQMLQNPDATCPLCDRPLTEHHWQRVVEKTQTEQQEIQQQFWVIREQMAVSEREIQVLRQEYREISQQIAGYDALREQRGQLAAQLAATDDVQRHLQQIIAEKQQLERSLAEGDYARDKQEELRQIEQQLQQLNYNEQEHALARSEIERWRWAEIRQGQLKDAQKRLSQILQRQPQIEAQIAELNQKIVEQQTHSECAQQIAVLDAKIKTINYAPEQHNALRIALRKAQTWQIRYQQLKNAQEQYPQFQARSQDLKEAIQARSAERQVLVAQIESLTQQLEQTPLPTAEIQTLEQQLAFRRRQLDEQLSHLGQLQQQFNHLEALQAQYEQGQQQLQAIKQRHRVYQELAQAFGKNGIQALMIENVLPQLEAETNQLLARLSANQLHVQFVTQKAGRSGTRKKATKMIDTLDILIADARGTRPYETYSGGEAFRINFAIRLALAKLLAQRAGAALQLLIIDEGFGTQDQEGCDRLIAAINAIAGDFACILTVTHMPYFKEAFQARIEVAKTQNGSRLSLAS, encoded by the coding sequence ATGATTCCAGTTCAACTCACGCTGAAAAATTTCTTAAGCTACCGCGATGCAACCCTGGACTTTTCGGGGCTGCACATTGCTTGCATTTGTGGATCGAATGGTGCGGGTAAGTCTTCATTACTCGAAGCCATGACTTGGGTAATTTGGGGGCAAAGCCGCGCAGCTTCTGAAGACGATATTATTCACACCGGTGCGCAAGAAGTTCAGGTAGACTTTATCTTTATCAGTAACCAGCATCAATACCGCGTGATTCGGACGCGCCATCGCGGACAAAGCAGTTCGCTAGAATTTCAAATTGCGACACCGAATGGCTTTCGAGCTTTGACAGAACGCGGTGTACGGGCAACGCAGCAGTTAATTTTAGAACACATCAAACTTGACTACGATACCTTTATTAATTCGGCGTATCTCCGCCAAGGACGCGCTGACGAATTTATGCTCAAGCGTCCGACTGAGCGCAAAGAAATTTTAGCAGAATTGCTCAAACTCAATCAATACGACGATTTAGAGGAAAGAGCAAAAGACTTATCGCGCTCATTTAAAGCGCAAGCTGAGCAATTAGAGCGCACTCTAGAAGGAATGCAAAGCTCGTTGCAGCACAAAGAAGCGATCGCACAAGAACGCGCAGAGTTAGAAGCACAACACAACCAGCTACAACAAAAGCAAGCATTTGACACAATTCAACTGCAAAGCCTACAAGTTATTCAACACCAGCGACAAACTTGGGAACAACAGCTAGTTTTTTTACAACAGCAGTACCAAAACTTGACGCAAGATAGCGATCGCCTAGCCGAAGAACGTCGCGCCATCAACGAACAGCTATCAGCGATTGAAGAAACGCTGAGTCATACCGACGAAATTCACGCAGGCTATGCTAAGTATGAAAGCTTGCAAACTGAGGAAGAAACGCTTTCTGCCAAATTTCAAGAACATTCCCGCGCTACGGTGCAACTTCAGCACTTACAGCAGCAACTCGCCCAGCAAATCAACGAAATTCGCTCCTCACTTCAACACGCCGAAGGACAACTCGCCGCTTTACAGCAGCAAGAACAAGAAATTCAGCAAACGTTGCAAAAATCGAGCGAAGTTGAAGCAGGGTTAGCGCAACTCGCCGCCGCGCGTCATCGGCTAGCGCAGTTAGATCAACTGCAATTGCAAGTGACACCGCTACTGCAATACCGCACATCGCTGCAAACACAACTCGAACGGGTTCAAGCACGAATGCAAGCGCGACTCGAAGAATTGCAAGCTTCTCAAAATCAACTTACTCATCAACAGCAACGCCAACCGCAACTTCAGCAAGCGGTGATGGATGTCGCAGTTCAACTAGAGCAACTCGAGAAAAAGCGCGTTTACCTCGAACGAGTCCGCGAAAAAGGACAAGAACGGCGTCATTTTATGGAACGCCTACAAGCGCATCAACGCGACTACGAAAAACAAATGGGGGAATTAGAGCAAAAGCTGCAAATGCTGCAAAACCCCGACGCAACGTGTCCGTTGTGCGATCGCCCGTTAACGGAACATCATTGGCAACGTGTTGTTGAAAAAACTCAAACCGAACAACAAGAAATTCAACAGCAGTTTTGGGTGATCCGCGAACAAATGGCAGTATCCGAACGCGAAATTCAGGTATTGCGTCAAGAATATCGCGAAATCTCGCAACAAATTGCCGGTTACGATGCGTTAAGAGAACAACGCGGACAACTCGCAGCGCAACTCGCAGCAACCGATGACGTACAACGCCATTTGCAGCAGATTATTGCAGAAAAACAGCAACTAGAGCGATCACTAGCTGAAGGTGATTATGCGCGCGACAAACAAGAAGAACTGCGACAAATCGAGCAACAATTGCAACAGTTAAACTACAACGAGCAAGAGCATGCTTTAGCCCGCAGTGAAATCGAGCGGTGGCGCTGGGCAGAAATTCGTCAAGGACAATTGAAGGATGCGCAAAAACGCTTGTCACAAATTTTACAACGGCAACCACAGATTGAAGCACAAATTGCCGAGTTAAATCAAAAAATTGTTGAGCAGCAAACGCATTCAGAATGCGCGCAACAAATTGCAGTTTTAGACGCAAAAATCAAGACAATTAATTATGCACCTGAACAGCATAACGCGCTCCGCATCGCCTTGCGGAAGGCGCAAACGTGGCAAATTCGCTATCAACAGCTAAAAAATGCCCAAGAGCAGTATCCGCAATTTCAAGCGCGATCGCAAGACCTCAAAGAAGCGATTCAAGCAAGAAGCGCGGAACGTCAAGTTCTGGTTGCGCAAATCGAGTCCCTAACACAGCAACTCGAACAAACACCTTTACCTACCGCAGAAATTCAAACCTTAGAACAGCAACTTGCGTTTCGTCGGCGACAGCTTGACGAGCAACTCAGTCATTTAGGGCAACTTCAGCAACAGTTTAACCACCTTGAAGCCCTACAAGCACAATACGAACAAGGACAACAACAACTACAAGCAATAAAACAACGCCACCGCGTTTATCAAGAATTAGCGCAAGCCTTCGGGAAAAATGGCATTCAAGCATTAATGATTGAGAATGTCTTACCGCAACTCGAAGCCGAAACGAATCAACTCTTGGCGCGGTTGAGTGCGAATCAATTGCACGTTCAATTTGTGACGCAAAAAGCTGGGCGGAGTGGAACGCGCAAAAAAGCGACTAAAATGATCGATACGCTCGATATTCTCATTGCCGATGCGCGCGGCACAAGACCTTATGAAACTTACTCAGGAGGAGAAGCGTTTCGGATTAACTTTGCGATTCGTTTGGCGTTGGCTAAACTGCTCGCGCAACGCGCCGGAGCCGCACTACAATTACTGATTATTGATGAAGGATTTGGGACGCAAGATCAAGAAGGATGCGATCGCTTGATTGCCGCGATCAATGCGATCGCAGGTGATTTTGCGTGTATTCTGACAGTGACGCATATGCCCTACTTCAAGGAAGCGTTTCAAGCCCGAATTGAAGTTGCTAAAACCCAAAATGGCTCGCGCCTCAGTTTAGCAAGTTAA
- a CDS encoding ArsR/SmtB family transcription factor, which yields MVKIKPQKTDPTILTAVADYFKVLSEVSRLQILTCLKLGPMNVMELAEATDLGQTNLSKHLKVLTQAGILSRQAKGTSAYYKIVDPMIFEFCELACDRVSERVLKQAASLKALRGKQVF from the coding sequence ATGGTTAAAATCAAGCCACAAAAGACCGATCCCACAATTCTCACTGCTGTAGCAGACTATTTCAAGGTGCTTTCAGAAGTCAGTCGCTTGCAGATTTTAACTTGTCTAAAATTAGGTCCAATGAATGTTATGGAACTAGCTGAAGCAACTGATTTAGGACAGACGAACCTTTCCAAACACCTGAAAGTGTTAACTCAAGCCGGTATTCTATCGCGTCAAGCTAAAGGGACAAGTGCTTATTACAAAATTGTTGACCCGATGATTTTTGAATTTTGTGAATTAGCGTGTGATCGTGTGAGCGAACGAGTACTAAAGCAGGCGGCAAGTCTCAAAGCTTTGCGGGGAAAACAAGTTTTTTAG